A section of the Humulus lupulus chromosome 2, drHumLupu1.1, whole genome shotgun sequence genome encodes:
- the LOC133819221 gene encoding uncharacterized protein LOC133819221 translates to MVFLETPQAGSRSLEPTSSPRISFSAEFLDDNNFISISPNSPIKREILSESDNNVNHHHHHHQSKARNPEFEFLSNNEASHTTMITADELFFEGKLLPFWQMQQVDNKLNKINLRTKDSEGQEEEDGGRRKVSEEESNNNNNRVNWSFVDDDPSPRPPKCTVLWKELLRLKKQRASTLSPSSSSSSSSSSSSSLADIASADEGTKEGLRQRAEKHVKGIRKGLERTRSATIRIRPMINVPICTQVKSSSALPPLFPLRKGKVER, encoded by the coding sequence ATGGTTTTCCTAGAAACACCTCAAGCAGGCTCTAGATCTCTTGAACCAACTTCTAGCCCAAGGATTTCATTCTCAGCTGAGTTTTTAGATGATAACAACTTCATCTCCATTAGTCCAAACTCTCCAATCAAAAGAGAAATACTATCAGAGAGTGATAATAATGTTAATCATCACCACCATCATCATCAAAGTAAGGCACGTAATCCAGAGTTTGAGTTTCTCTCGAACAACGAAGCCAGTCACACCACCATGATAACGGCAGATGAGCTTTTCTTTGAAGGTAAACTTCTTCCCTTTTGGCAGATGCAACAAGTTGATAATAAGCTCAACAAAATCAACCTCAGAACCAAAGATTCAGAGggacaagaagaagaagatggaggaagaagaaaggtTAGTGAAGAAGAaagtaataataacaataatagaGTAAACTGGTCGTTTGTTGATGATGACCCTTCTCCAAGGCCACCTAAGTGCACTGTTTTGTGGAAAGAATTGCTGAGATTGAAGAAGCAAAGAGCTTCTACTCTATCCCCTTCGTCTTCATCctcatcatcttcatcttcatcaaGCTCATTAGCCGATATAGCTTCAGCTGATGAAGGAACCAAGGAAGGGTTGAGACAGAGAGCTGAGAAACATGTTAAGGGGATAAGGAAAGGATTGGAAAGAACGAGGTCAGCCACCATTAGAATAAGACCAATGATCAATGTACCCATTTGCACACAGGTGAAGAGTAGCAGTGCTTTGCCACCATTGTTCCCTTTGAGGAAAGGAAAAGTAGAGAGGTGA
- the LOC133819220 gene encoding putative leucine-rich repeat receptor-like serine/threonine-protein kinase At2g14440: MASLFIFFLLSLFSLLPFSFSEPKGVSIDCGAVADSVVEGRRWFTDESYVTGGTSKNVTVPVTVPILSTVRSFPLENNLNNKFCYTIRVYRGARYMVRSTYFYGGINGRDTPPVFDQILDGTLWTVVNTTTDYANGVSTYYEGVFLAQTNVMTFCIGVNTYTDSDPFISSLEFIILGDSLYNSTDFQNYGLHLAARNSFGYNGPSIRYPDDEFDRIWVPFGENNHTLATKNVSVSGFWNLPPLKVFQTELTTSDQTQPLEFNWPLMSLPDAKYYIALYFADGSDSAENLRVINVTINGVPYYRDLKVTQAGVAVFATRWPLHGTTKISLTSSAGSNLGPFINAGEVLALLPIEGRTVTRDVIALKKFKDSLKNPPRGWNGDPCLPRQYTWTGITCSEGPRFRVLTLNLTGMDLSGTLPSGIGGMTALNGIWLGNNRLSGPIPDLSSLKRLDILHLEDNQFTGEIPSSLGLIESLRELFLQNNNLTGQIPSSLNGKPGLDLRVSGNQLSSPPPS; this comes from the exons ATGGCTTccctcttcatcttcttccttCTCTCACTCTTCTCTCTTTTACCCTTCTCCTTTTCCGAGCCCAAAG GTGTTTCGATTGATTGTGGCGCAGTAGCTGACTCTGTAGTCGAAGGCCGGCGATGGTTTACCGACGAAAGTTATGTTACCGGCGGAACCTCAAAGAATGTGACCGTCCCGGTCACGGTTCCTATCCTCTCGACCGTCCGATCGTTCCCTCTCGAGAACAATCTCAACAACAAGTTTTGCTACACAATTCGGGTTTACCGCGGAGCCAGGTATATGGTACGGTCGACGTACTTCTATGGAGGGATCAACGGTCGGGATACGCCGCCGGTGTTTGATCAGATTTTAGATGGAACTCTCTGGACTGTTGTCAATACGACGACGGATTATGCTAATGGAGTGTCGACGTATTACGAAGGAGTTTTCCTTGCTCAGACGAATGTTATGACTTTCTGTATTGGGGTTAATACTTATACGGATTCGGACCCTTTTATATCGTCTTTAGAGTTTATTATATTGGGCGATTCTTTGTATAATTCCACGGATTTCCAGAATTATGGTCTTCATTTAGCTGCAAGAAATAGTTTTGGGTACAACGGACCTTCCATTCG ATACCCTGACGATGAATTTGATCGGATTTGGGTGCCATTTGGAGAAAACAATCATACCTTGGCAACTAAAAACGTATCTGTTTCTGGTTTCTGGAATCTCCCACCTTTGAAAGTTTTCCAAACAGAGCTGACGACAAGTGACCAAACACAACCCTTGGAGTTCAACTGGCCTCTAATGTCTCTTCCAGACGCAAAGTACTATattgctttgtactttgctgatGGTAGTGACTCAGCAGAGAACTTGAGGGTGATAAACGTAACCATAAATGGGGTTCCCTATTACCGCGATCTAAAAGTGACTCAAGCAGGTGTTGCTGTCTTTGCAACTCGGTGGCCTCTACATGGTACTACAAAGATTAGTTTGACCTCTTCTGCCGGATCAAATTTAGGTCCTTTTATTAATGCTGGGGAGGTTTTGGCGCTGCTCCCTATTGAAGGAAGAACTGTCACCCGAGATG TAATTGCTTTGAAAAAATTCAAGGACAGTCTAAAAAATCCTCCCCGAGGTTGGAATGGTGATCCTTGTTTGCCTCGTCAGTATACATGGACTGGCATTACTTGTTCGGAAGGCCCTCGGTTTCGTGTGCTTACCTT AAATTTGACTGGCATGGACCTTTCTGGAACTCTACCATCTGGTATTGGCGGTATGACTGCCCTGAATGGCAT CTGGCTCGGGAATAACAGATTATCAGGACCCATTCCTGATCTCAGTTCTTTAAAGAGGCTAGACATACT GCATTTGGAGGATAATCAGTTTACTGGAGAAATTCCTTCATCTCTTGGGCTCATTGAAAGCTTGCGTGAACT CTTCTTGCAAAACAACAATCTGACTGGTCAAATTCCAAGTAGCCTAAATGGAAAACCTGGACTGGATTTGAG GGTATCTGGAAATCAACTCTCGTCACCTCCACCTTCTTGA